A single genomic interval of Oryza sativa Japonica Group chromosome 7, ASM3414082v1 harbors:
- the LOC4344064 gene encoding uncharacterized protein isoform X1 translates to MAIPYRITAGGGGGRQRMALPLPPKGALLAAVTTASVLSILCVLSFTDSLSYLGFQVRGVDKRESSRSYLYWGAAIDCPGKHCASCAGLGHQESSLRCALEEALFLDRIFVMPSRLCLNSVHNTRGIINQSDATSNKSGRWETSSCAMESLYDIDLISRTVPVVLDNPQSWYAIVSRSTKLGEEGDVAHAQGVSRQELKENTLYSKAFLINRTASPLAWFMECKDRTKRSSVMLPYNFLPSMPARKLRDAANKIKVILGDYDAIHVRRGDLLKNRKDRFGVERSLHPHLDRDTHPENIKRRIAKWIPRGRTLFIASNERTPGFFSPLSDRYKLAYSSNFSSILEPVIDNNYQLFMVERLIMQGARKFVKTMKEFDNDLSLCDDPKKNTKVWEEAVYTDG, encoded by the exons atggCGATCCCCTACCGgatcaccgccggcggcggcggcggcaggcagcggatggcgctgccgctgccgccgaaggGCGCCCTGCTGGCCGCCGTGACGACGGCGTCGGTGCTGTCCATCCTGTGCGTGCTGTCCTTCACCGACTCGCTGTCCTACCTCGGGTTCCAGGTCAGGGGCGTCGACAAGAGGGAGAGCAGCCGCAGCTACCTCTACTGGGGCGCCGCCATCGACTGCCCCGGCAAGCACTGCGCCTCCTGCGCCGGCCTCGGCCACCAGGAGTCCAGCCTCCGCTGCGCCCTCGAGGAGGCCCTGTTTCTTGACAG AATATTTGTGATGCCTTCAAGGTTGTGCCTTAATTCAGTGCACAATACAAGGGGGATTATTAATCAAAGCGATGCGACTTCCAATAAAAG TGGCAGGTGGGAAACAAGTTCATGTGCGATGGAATCTTTGTATGACATAGACCTCATATCAAGAACTGTTCCTGTTGTTTTGGACAATCCACAATCATGGTATGCTATAGTATCAAGAAGTACGAAGCtaggagaggaaggagatgtaGCACATGCACAAGGAGTTAGCAGACAAGAACTCAAAGAAAACACACTTTACTCAAAGGCATTCCTCATAAACCGCACCGCAAGTCCTCTTGCTTG GTTTATGGAGTGCAAGGATCGGACCAAGCGTAGCTCTGTGATGTTACCATACAATTTTCTGCCATCTATGCCAGCAAGAAAACTGAGGGATGCAGCAAACAAG ATTAAAGTGATACTTGGTGACTACGATGCTATTCATGTAAGACGGGGTGATCTACTGAAGAATAGGAAAGATCGATTTGGTGTTGAGCGAAGCCTTCATCCTCATCTGGACAGAGATACCCATCCTGAGAACATCAAAAGAAGAATTGCAAAGTGGATTCCGCGAGGCCGTACTCTTTTCATTGCTTCAAATGAAAGGACACCAGGCTTCTTTTCACCTCTATCAGACAG ATACAAGTTAGCATACTCATCAAACTTCAGCAGCATATTGGAGCCAGTAATCGATAACAACTATCAGCTGTTCATGGTCGAAAGGTTAATCATGCAAGGAGCAAGGAAGTTTGTGAAGACCATGAAAGAATTCGATAATGACCTTTCTCTTTGCGATGACCCTAAAAAGAACACCAAAGTCTGGGAAGAAGCAGTTTATACAGATGGCTGA
- the LOC4344066 gene encoding calcium/calmodulin-dependent serine/threonine-protein kinase 1-like isoform X2 yields the protein MRPVQCFYEQSWQSFCCQCKGMTTAIAIEDVRREVRILSSLTGHSNLVQFYDAFEDEDNVYIVMELCKGGELLDRILARGGKYSEEDAKVVMVQILSVVSFCHLQGVVHRDLKPENFLFTSKDENSALKVIDFGLSDFVKPDERLNDIVGSAYYVAPEVLHRSYGTEADMWSIGVIAYILLCGSRPFWARTESGIFRAVLKAEPSFDEAPWPTLTAEAKDFVKRLLNKDYRKRMTAAQALSHPWIRNSQQVKIPLDMIIYKLMRAYISSSSLRKSALRALAKTLTANQLFYLREQFELLGPNKNGYISLQNLKTALVKNSTDAMKDSRVIDFVNTVCTLQYRKLDFEEFAASAVSVYQMEALETWEQHARRAYELFDKEGNRPIVIEELASELGLGPSVPLHVVLQDWIRHADGKLSFLGFIKLLHGVSSRSIPKA from the exons ATGCGGCCAGTCCAGTGCTTTTATGAGCAAAGCTGGCAATCCTTCTGTTGCCAATGCAAGGGG ATGACGACTGCTATTGCCATTGAAGATGTCAGAAGAGAAGTCAGAATATTGAGTTCGCTGACAGGACACAGTAACCTAGTGCAGTTCTATGATGCTTTCGAGGATGAAGATAATGTGTATATAGTTATGGA GCTATGTAAAGGAGGTGAACTACTGGATAGGATTTTGGCAAG AGGTGGAAAATACTCTGAGGAAGATGCAAAGGTTGTTATGGTGCAAATTTTGAGTGTTGTGTCATTTTGCCATCTCCAAGGTGTTGTCCATCGTGATCTGAAACCAGAG AATTTTCTTTTCACCTCAAAGGATGAAAACTCTGCCTTGAAGGTCATAGACTTTGGCTTGTCTGACTTTGTGAAGCCAG ATGAAAGACTTAATGACATTGTCGGAAGTGCATATTATGTTGCTCCTGAGGTGCTTCATCGATCTTATGGCACTGAGGCAGATATGTGGAGCATTGGAGTGATTGCCTACATTTTGCTTTGTGGGAGCCGTCCTTTCTGGGCACGCACCGAATCAGGAATATTTCGAGCTGTGCTGAAGGCAGAACCAAGTTTTGATGAGGCTCCATGGCCTACTCTCACTGCCGAAGCAAAAGACTTTGTAAAACGACTGCTTAATAAGGATTACCGCAAGAGGATGACTGCTGCACAAGCTCTCA GTCATCCGTGGATCCGAAATTCTCAACAAGTGAAAATACCTTTAGATATGATAATCTACAAGCTTATGCGAGCTTATATCAGTTCGTCTTCCTTGCGGAAGTCCGCTTTGAGG GCCCTAGCTAAGACATTGACGGCAAATCAACTGTTCTATCTAAGAGAGCAATTTGAATTGTTGGGTCCAAACAAGAATGGTTATATCTCCTTGCAAAATTTGAAAACG GCCTTGGTAAAGAATTCTACAGATGCAATGAAGGATTCTAGGGTTATTGACTTTGTTAACACG GTGTGCACTCTTCAGTACAGaaaattggattttgaagagttCGCTGCTTCTGCCGTCAGCGTTTATCAGATGGAAGCTTTGGAAACATGGGAGCAGCACGCACGGCGTGCATACGAGCTATTCGATAAGGAGGGCAACCGACCTATTGTAATTGAGGAGCTTGCATCG GAACTTGGACTTGGTCCATCAGTCCCTCTTCATGTTGTACTCCAAGATTGGATCAGACACGCCGATGGGAAGCTTAGTTTCCTTGGATTCATTAAACTTTTGCACGGAGTTTCTTCGCGATCGATCCCGAAAGCCTAA
- the LOC4344064 gene encoding uncharacterized protein isoform X2, with protein sequence MECKDRTKRSSVMLPYNFLPSMPARKLRDAANKIKVILGDYDAIHVRRGDLLKNRKDRFGVERSLHPHLDRDTHPENIKRRIAKWIPRGRTLFIASNERTPGFFSPLSDRYKLAYSSNFSSILEPVIDNNYQLFMVERLIMQGARKFVKTMKEFDNDLSLCDDPKKNTKVWEEAVYTDG encoded by the exons ATGGAGTGCAAGGATCGGACCAAGCGTAGCTCTGTGATGTTACCATACAATTTTCTGCCATCTATGCCAGCAAGAAAACTGAGGGATGCAGCAAACAAG ATTAAAGTGATACTTGGTGACTACGATGCTATTCATGTAAGACGGGGTGATCTACTGAAGAATAGGAAAGATCGATTTGGTGTTGAGCGAAGCCTTCATCCTCATCTGGACAGAGATACCCATCCTGAGAACATCAAAAGAAGAATTGCAAAGTGGATTCCGCGAGGCCGTACTCTTTTCATTGCTTCAAATGAAAGGACACCAGGCTTCTTTTCACCTCTATCAGACAG ATACAAGTTAGCATACTCATCAAACTTCAGCAGCATATTGGAGCCAGTAATCGATAACAACTATCAGCTGTTCATGGTCGAAAGGTTAATCATGCAAGGAGCAAGGAAGTTTGTGAAGACCATGAAAGAATTCGATAATGACCTTTCTCTTTGCGATGACCCTAAAAAGAACACCAAAGTCTGGGAAGAAGCAGTTTATACAGATGGCTGA